tacttatgtctttgtgttgataattttaacacactaaattgaaaattctgGACGTTCTAGATTGgaaattagttagcatttgATTACAACCCATGTTGTATGTACTCTTTTGACAGATCAAGTCAGCTCCGATGCCTTACACTCAAAGGgtataaaaataaggaaaatgcTTTGACCGATGCAATCAAGAAACTCCCACAGTTGGAAGAGTTACATCTTATTAAAGCGCCATCACTAAGTGTCGAACAAGTTGAAAGCATTGGCATCTCTTGCCCCATGTTGAAATCATTTACATATGATGAAAATGGTATTGGGAGTGGAAATTTTTGGACCGAGCATGTTGTTGCAATTGGAAAAACCATGCCAAATCTGCGCCATCTCAGAATTCAGACGATGTGGATTGAGAATGAGGGACTAGAAGCCATCCTCAATGGCTGCCCCCACCTTGAGTCACTCGATCTTCGGAGATTGTATGATCTTGATCTAGAAGGAA
The DNA window shown above is from Salvia hispanica cultivar TCC Black 2014 unplaced genomic scaffold, UniMelb_Shisp_WGS_1.0 HiC_scaffold_1487, whole genome shotgun sequence and carries:
- the LOC125198455 gene encoding putative F-box/LRR-repeat protein 23; its protein translation is MRTSNSHCGCLFIILSRACAYASTIPAMVRAARGFEGKYLKRLNVEEILEIAQPVSSQLRCLTLKGYKNKENALTDAIKKLPQLEELHLIKAPSLSVEQVESIGISCPMLKSFTYDENGIGSGNFWTEHVVAIGKTMPNLRHLRIQTMWIENEGLEAILNGCPHLESLDLRRLYDLDLEGTLGKRCSDRIKHLKLSFNYSEYPEYEDIDYEHEYVSVDLLWPPP